The following are encoded together in the Deltaproteobacteria bacterium genome:
- a CDS encoding SDR family NAD(P)-dependent oxidoreductase — MRKVVITGCSSGLGLAMARLGRNQGWDVLASVRKTKDAAQLEELGCKVEILDLQSSESVLNFAKAALSWSPDGIDGLVNNAGNVVVAPIEELSRDRLREQFEVNVFGPFELTRLLLPEIRKTKGKIVMLSSVSSDLTFPLYGPYSASKRALEALTDALAMELEHDGVKVAIVQPGSHASSIWEKCKHQVEPYFDHERYGAMAKALQFFAEQKKLPPASNIAKRVYELLDGQRWKYRNTLPATSAWQWRFRRWIPDWVYFRAVKKLIQK, encoded by the coding sequence ATGAGAAAGGTCGTCATTACAGGATGCTCCTCTGGCCTCGGTCTTGCCATGGCCCGCTTAGGACGAAACCAAGGCTGGGACGTACTGGCATCTGTGCGTAAAACCAAAGATGCTGCTCAGCTTGAAGAGCTCGGCTGCAAGGTAGAAATCTTAGACCTTCAAAGCTCGGAGTCGGTTCTGAATTTCGCCAAGGCTGCTCTAAGCTGGTCGCCTGATGGTATCGATGGCTTGGTTAACAATGCTGGAAATGTTGTGGTCGCACCCATCGAAGAACTCTCACGAGACAGATTGCGTGAGCAGTTCGAGGTGAATGTATTCGGACCTTTCGAGCTGACCCGCTTGCTCCTACCGGAGATTCGAAAAACCAAAGGGAAAATCGTGATGCTTTCTTCGGTATCCTCCGATTTAACTTTCCCTCTCTATGGCCCCTATTCCGCATCCAAGCGCGCGCTTGAAGCTCTAACCGATGCCTTGGCTATGGAACTTGAGCACGACGGAGTCAAAGTTGCGATTGTTCAACCCGGCTCTCATGCCAGCTCTATCTGGGAAAAGTGCAAACACCAGGTGGAACCGTATTTTGACCATGAACGCTACGGCGCTATGGCAAAGGCGCTTCAATTTTTCGCCGAACAAAAGAAATTGCCACCTGCGAGCAACATTGCCAAACGGGTTTACGAACTCCTGGATGGCCAACGCTGGAAATATAGAAACACCCTGCCTGCAACCAGTGCCTGGCAATGGCGTTTTCGAAGATGGATACCTGATTGGGTTTATTTTCGGGCAGTGAAAAAATTGATTCAAAAATAA